The stretch of DNA AAAAGACAAGCTCGTCGGCACCTTTTTCGCTGTAGATGGCCCCCAACTCGACAGGGTCGCCAGCATCGCGAAGGTTAACAAAATTGACCCCTTTGACGGTGCGACCGTCTTTGATGTCTAGGCAAGGTATGATACGTTTGGCAAGCATTTTTTTTGGTTTAAGTTGTAAGTCAAGAAGTCGTAAGTTCTGAAGTCGTAAGTCTTGAAGTCGAAAAAAGGTGAAGGACATATCCCAGCATTTTCATTTTCATTTTAATTGCCATTTTGATTAAAAGGTCTTAAAATCAATAGGTCAAAAGTCTTTTAAATCTTGCAACTTCAAATTTCCTTCATAAATAGCTTTCCCGATAATAGCGCCGAAACAGCCAATTTCCCTCAACAGATGGAGTTCTGCCATGGTGGTAACGCCGCCGCTAGCAATAAGTTTGGTCTGGGGAAAACGTTCCAATATTTGACGATACAAATCAACCGAGCTACCGGCTAACAATCCGTCCTTGGCAATATCAGTACAAATGACATATTTTAAACCCTGGCTGGTATAGCTTTCGAGAAAGGCGAACAGTTCCAATTCGCTTTTTTCTTGCCAGCCACTAACGGCGATATAACCATCTTTCACATCGGCGCCCAGGATGATTCGCTCACTTCCATGTTGGGAGAGCCATCCAAGAAACAGCGCTTCGTCCTTGACGGCCACGGTCCCTCCGGTGACCTGCCGGGCGCCACTTTCGAAGGCAATGCGCAGGTCTTCATCCGATTTCAGGCCACCCCCAAAATCGATGTGAAGGCTGGTCTGACTGGCGATCTTCTCCAATACAGGGTAGTTGATAATTCGTTTGGCTTTGGCACCGTCAAGGTCAACCAAATGGAGACGGTTAAGTCCTGCCGCTTCGTACTGTTTGGCTACTTCCAACGGGTCTTCGTTGTAGATTTTCTTTTGCGCGTAATCGCCTTGGGTAAGGCGTACACATTTACCGTCAATAATATCTATGGCCGGAATAATATACATTTATGTTCGTGTTTTCTTGATGCCAGTAATATGGGCTAGGGGATGATCGTCATGTTCTGCCATAAGCAGGTTATAGGGTTAAAAAATCCTTAAGGACCTGTTCTCCCACTTTGCCTGATTTCTCTGGGTGAAACTGGGTAGCGTAAAAGTTGTCTTTTTTCAGGACTGAGCTAAAGGGCATGACATAATCTGTTAAGGCAGAAGTAAACGCTCCTTTTTCCACGTAGTAACTATGTACAAAATAGGCAAAGCCCCCCTCCAAGGTGGGACTCAACCAACTACCTTCCAAGCGTTGAAGTTGGTTCCAACCCATATGTGGCACTTTTTCGCCATTAGATGGCTTAAATAAACGGACATTTTGCGGAATAATACCAAGACAAGGCGTATCGTTCTCTTCCGAATAATCACAAAGCAACTGCATACCCAGACATATGCCAAGGACGGGTTGAGTCAAACTACGAATCACCTCATCCAAGCCTTTATTCCGAAGGTATTTCATGGTTGTACTCGCCTCACCGACGCCCGGGAAAATAACTTTATCCGCAGCCCTGATCTGCGCATGGTCATCTGTCAAATTGGCTTCCACGCCTAGGCGCTCCATCGCAAAAAGGACAGAGCGGACATTCCCTGCATTGTAATTGATAATAGCTATTGACATGTCTACAGTTTTAACGGAGTTACAAAACACCCTTCGTAGAAGGCAGCTGCATGTTTTCTATATCCCGCCACTTTGCCATCTTGATGGCTCGGGCCCAGGCCTTGAAAATGGCTTCTATTTTATGGTGCTCATTTTCCCCTTCTGCTTTGATATTGAGATTGCACTTGGCCGTATCGCTAAAAGATTTGAAAAAGTGATAGAACATCTCCGTTGGCATTTCACCAATCCTTTCCCTTTTGAAACTAGCTTCCCATACCAACCAGGGTCGTCCCCCAAAATCGATGGCCACCTGGGCCAGGCAATCATCCATTGGCAAGCAGTAGCCATAACGTTCAAGTCCCATTTTATCTCCAATGGCTTGATGGAAGGCCTCTCCCAAGGCAAGCGCAGTATCTTCGATCGTATGGTGTTCATCTATATGCAAATCTCCCTTTACCTTAATGGTCAAATCACAAACGGCATGGCGTGCAAGTTGATCGAGCATATGATCAAAGAATCCAATCCCGGTATCATGATCCGCCTTACCTTCACCATCGAGGTTGAGTTCGATCAAAATATCGGTTTCTTTCGTTTTTCGGTGGATGCGAGCAGTGCGGGCGGGTAATTTAAGCCACTCGTAAATTTTTTCCCAGCTAGTGGTCACGAGTCCAATACTACCGTCTAGTTCCTCTCTTTTATTTTGCAGCTCCCCTGCACCTAAGTCTGGTTCATTGTTCAACCAAATGCCTTTAGCCCCAAGGTTTTTGGCCAATTCCATATCGGTCAGCCGATCGCCAATAACGATAGAATTGGTCAAATCATATTCACCATTCATGTAAGGCTCCATCAGCCCGGTACGAGGTTTACGTGTAGGCGCATTTTCGTGCGGAAAAGTCCGGTCAATGAGCACATCTTTGAAGGTGATTCCCTCGTTTTCAAACGCTTTCATCAGCTTATAATGAGCAGGCCAAAAAGTGTCCTCGGGGAAAGCATCCGTCCCCAAACCATCCTGATTCGTAATCATGATCAGTTCATAGTCCAACTCCCTTACCATACGCCCGAGGTAAGTGAATACCATAGGATAAAATTCCAGCTTCTCCAATGCATCTAATTGGTAATCCACTGGTGGTTCCAATACCAACGTTCCGTCTCGATCTAAAATTAATAGTTTTTTCATTTCTTATTTAGGCTTGATAGGCTTGTAACACGCTTAAAAGCAATTGATTCTCTTCTGGTCTACCGACCGTAAGTCGCAAACATCCTTCGCAAAGAGGAACGCTAGAACGATCCCGGGCAATGATCCCGTGTTCAACAAGGAATTGGTACAGGTCTTTGGGCTGTTCGACTTCCACCAACAAAAAATTTGCAGCAGAAGGATGGATTTTTTTTACAAAAGCAAACGCCTTAAGTCGATCCGCTAACAAGTCTCTTTCCTTCAAAATGGTGTCGACCCATTCCGCCTGTTGCTGCTGGTTTTGCAGTGCTTCTAAGGCTGCCTTTTGGGTTAATTGGTTCACATTATAGGGCGGTTTCACCTTATTTAGATAAGCAATAATCGCCTCCGATGCAAAGGCCATTCCCAGACGGATTCCTGCCAAACCCCAGGCTTTCGAAAAGGTTTGGGTAACGACCAGGTTAGGGTATGTTTTAAGGTAGCGGCGAAAACTCTCTTGCGACGAAAAATCAATATAGGCTTCGTCGATCACTACAATCCCGGGGAATTGATCGAGCAAACGAAAAACCAGTTCTGGCTCAAGGTCGTTGCCCGTCGGGTTATTAGGGCTGCACAAAAATAAGATTTTTGATTGAGGTGTGGTAGCGGAAAGTATGGGCTCCAGCCGAGGTTGATAATCGGGTGTTAAAAGAATTTCCTTGATGGCAATGTCTTCGATCGAAGCACTGACTTTGTACATCCCATAGGTCGGCGGAAGTGTAATGATGTGGTCGATCCTCGGTTCACAAAAGATTCGAACCAATAGATCAATGACTTCATCGCTACCATTTCCCAGAAAAATGTGCTCCTTGGGTATTTCCCAAATATGGCTAATGGCTTCCTTCAATTGCCATTGTAGTGGGTCCGGATAACGATTCAAGCCCGTTTCAAAAGGGTTCTCATTGGCATCAATAAACACCTCTGCCTGGCCTTTGAATTCACTTCTGGCAGAAGAATAAGGACTCAATTGCCTAATATTTGGCCGAACTAGGTTTTCGACATTCATATTTTCTGGTTATAATTACTTTTTCCTGCTTCACAGCGATTTGATTCGGATGGTAACGGCATTTTTATGTGCGATCAGTTCTTCTGCCTCAGCCATCGTTTCAACGGAGGGGCCAATTAAGCTTAGTCCTCGCCTGCTCAATTTCTGAAACGTGATTTTTTTAACAAAAGAGTCGAGCGACACCCCACTGTATGACCGGGCAAACCCATTGGTTGGCAAAGTATGGTTCGTCCCCGAAGCATAGTCTCCAACCGACTCAGGTGTATAATTCCCCAAAAACACGGAACCCGCATTGACGATCTCCTCACCCATTTCCTCTGCATCATTGACCGCCAGGATAAGGTGTTCTGGTGCATAGGCATTAATAAAGGCCAAGGCTTCTGCCCTATTTTTCAGCACGATAGCTGAACTATTGGCCAAAGCACCTGCTGCTATCTCTTTTCTTGGCAATTGTGCCAATTGCGCCGCCAAAGCCACCTGAACGGCCTCCACTGTTTCTTTGGAAAACGCGACTAACAGCACCTGGCTGTCGCTGCCATGCTCTGCTTGCGATAGCAAATCTGCGGCCACGAAATCAGGGTTGGCGCTTTCATCGGCACAAACCAGTACTTCTGAGGGGCCCGCTGGCATATCAATCGGCAATCCTTCCTTATTCACCAATTGCTTAGCTGCTGTAACGTACTGATTGCCAGGGCCAAAGATTTTATACACCTGCGGAACCGTTTCCGTCCCATAAGCCATTGCACCAATCGCCTGGACACCACCAACCTTGAAGATCTTAGTCACTCCCACCAGATGCGCAGCGTAGATAATCGCAGGATGCACATTCCCTCCTGTCCTTGGCGGAGAGCAAAGGACTATTTCCTGGCAGCCCGCTAGTTTAGCCGGTATGCCAAGCATGAGTACCGTCGAAAAAAGGGGTGCTGTCCCTCCGGGTATATACAAGCCCACCTTTTCAATCCCAACACTTTTGCGCCAACATTGTACCCCAGGCATCGTTTCCACCACCTGTACTGCCGACTTTTGTTGCTCATGAAAATAGGCAATATTTTTTTTGGCCACTTGTATAGCCGTCTTCAAGGTATCACTTAAACTGGCTTCAGCCGCTTGTATTTCGTGCTCACTGACCACAAAATCGGCTACATCTACCCCATCAAATTGTTTACTGTAACGCTTTAAAGCTTGATCTCCTTCCTTGCGAATAGTTTGGAGTACCTCGCTAACCGTAGCTTCCAAGTCGGAATGATCTATCGCTGGCCTTTGCAAAATGGAGGGCCATACTGCTTTATCTGGGAAAAAATACGTTTTCATCGTTTGATTTTTCTTTTAGAGAAGAAGACGTAAAATAGTATTTGGAAATCAAATAATCATTTTCTGGATGGGCACAACCAGGATGCCCTGTGCGCCAGCCCCTTCCAATGCTTCGATAATCTCCCAAAAACGATCTTCTGAAATAACGGTATGAATAGAACTCCAGCCTTCAGTGGCTAAGGGCATAACCGTAGGGCTTTTCATGCCAGGCAAGATACTGATGATCTGTTCGATGGCATGGTTCGGGGCATTCATCAACAAGTATTTATTGTTTCTGGCTGTCAATACTGATTTTATCCGGTAGAGCAACCGGTTCAGAATAGGCGCCACTTCCTCCGGCATTTTCAAGGACTTCACAATGCACGCCTCCGATTTTAAAATGATTTCTTTCTCCTCTAATCCATTTTTAAAAAGCGTACTTCCTGTGCTGACCAAGTCACAGATCGCATCTGCCAAACCTATATTGGGCGCAATTTCTACCGAGCCAGATATTTCATGAATATCTGCCTGAATATGGTGTTTAGTCAGGAATGATTGCAGTGAATTGGGATAAGAGGTGGCGATTCTTTTGCCTTCCAAAAAGGAGGGTCCGGTGTATTCGGTATTTTTGGGAACGGCAATGGAGAGTCTGCATTTCGAAAAGCCAAGCTTAAGTACTTCCTCAATATCTTTTTCTTTTTCAATCACCGTATTCTGGCCAATAATCCCAATATCCGCAATACCGTCCTGAACGTATTGGGGAATATCCGAATTGCGCAAGAATAAAAGATCTATTGGAAATTTATGGGCAGAAGCTTTCAGCTGATCTTTCCCATTATCGACCTTTATACCACATTCTTTCAGGATCTCTATCGAATCTTCGAGCAAGCGGCCTGATTTCTGAACGGCAATTTTAAGACGAGCTGTTGATGTATCCATTATTCTTTTTTTTTACCACACCAGCGAAAAAAAAAGAGGGCTACCAGTATTAATGGTAACCCTCTTTTTGATCAAAATTCCAGATCATGACCTTTCAAAAACGGCATCACCATTCACTCGAACGAGTAAAGCAAGAATGATGATGATGTACAGGTTTGAAAGTCATTTTTAAAAAATTTGTGGTGCGAGACGGAATTGAACCGCCGACACATGGATTTTCAGTCCATTGCTCTACCGACTGAGCTACCGCACCTGCTTTTTGATAAAAGCGGTTGCAAAAATAGACGGATTTTTCATTTTCCACAAACTTCGACGAAAAAAAAACACGATTTTTTTAAGTTACTTTTCAAACATCCAGCATTTTAAGGACTACACCTTGGTTTAATTATTAGGCAACATTATGATTGTCAATTCATTGAGAGCATAAAATACAGGTTCTCTGACAATTTTTGTGTTCTAGTCAGCTGAAAGCCTTGATCATCGCTCTTTATCAATCGCTTATGATCTTCGTTTTAACTGGACTTTTGACATTCGCTGTTTTGAAGGCGGAAGTCGGAAGTCGGAAAGGCTCAGGGGCGCAATTTTCCCACTTTTCCGACTTCCGCTTTCCCACTTCTAGCCTAGAAAACAGAGGAATTCCAAAAGTGTCAAAAGTCCAAGTTTTAAGCTGACCACAAAAATTGTCAGAGAAGGAAAATAAAAATGGTCAGGGATAAAAAAATATTTCCGCCATGTGTACGCTTTTTTATCAAAGAACCCTTAATATTAGGCATGCCATCTAGACTATTAGCTATCCCCTTTGCAGTGGGCTTTGTATTTTTCTTTTACTTAACTTGGTCCAAAGACGAGGCCTATGCTATTTATATTATTCCGTGTAGCATCATGCTAGGGATGATCTTTGTTTTTAGTCCGCAAATCAATTGGTGGTGGTATAAAAAGTATCCACCGGATTTACCAGACGGAATTCGTCGTTTTTTCGGAGAGCATTTTACCTGGTATCGAAATTTGCCTCTCCGTCAAAAGGAATCCTTTCGCCAAAAAACGGCGATGTTTAGTATGGCTACAGATTTCAAACCAATGGTGATGCCTAATGTCCCGGAAGATGTAAAAGCAATCGTAAGTGCTAGTGCAGTTCAATTGACCTTTGGGTTAGAAGATTTCCTGTTGCCAAAGTTTGAAAACGTAGTGATTTATCCTCATCCTTTTCCTTCGCCACAATACCCTGACCGGTTTCATTTGTCGGAAATCTTCGAAGAAGACGGGGTAGTGCTCTTTTCCTTAGATCACCTGGTCAAAAGTTTTGCCGAACCCACAAGTTATTATCATATCGGTTTGCATGAATACGCCAAGATCTTTATGCTTTCTTATCCGAATGAGCCTTATCCAAACTTAGGAGAAGACATTTGGGTAAAACTGGAAGCCATCAGTCATTTCAGTCGACAAGCCATTGAAAACTGGATAAACCTGGCTGATATTGAAGCGCTACCGGTTAGTATTGCTCACTTTTTTGTATTTCCACAGCGATTTAAGGAAGTACTACCTGACATATATAGGATCTATGCCTTAATTTTCAGGCAAGATCCTGCCGCGTCAGCGCATTAAAAGAGATGTTACCCTAATTTAAATTGCACACAGAAAGGTAACTTATTCACAAATTTTCGTCTTAAGTAAGTAAATTTATTCTTTCAACATTACTTAGTAGTTTGACGGAAATAAATGATCCCACTTTTTTCAAAGATTCGCGAATATTTTCACACAACTTCCATGCTGTCAGTTGCTTTGAAAATTTTAGCGAATCAAAAGTTGTATCATTTATTTTTTTTCCGTCTCTTAACAACCCTTTAAGGAATAATTTAGGCTTTAAAGCTGTTTGATATAAAGATTTGAATTAAAAATAGAACGTGAAATGAAAAAATCAAGTCCCTTTTCCTTCGTACAATATACTTCTTTAATATTGGCTTTTTTCCTTGTAGGCGCGTGTGCAGTTAACCCCGTAACAGGTAAGAAGCAAGTAATGTTTATGTCAGAGAGCCAGGAAATTGCCTTAGGCGCAGGTGCTGACCCTAGTATTGTCGCCGAATTTGGTAGTTATGAAAATGAGGCAATCCAGGCATTCATCCAGAAAAAAGGCCAAGAGATGGCCAGTATTTCGCATCGATCCAACCTGAAATTCGAGTTTAAGGTACTGGATTCTCCAGTGGTCAATGCTTTTGCATTGCCTGGCGGCTATGTCTATTTCACCCGTGGCATTTTGGCGCACTTCAATAATGAAGCTCAATTTGCAGGCGTTTTGGGGCACGAGATAGGGCACGTTACGGCGCGCCACGGTGCGAGCCAACAAACGAAGCAAATCCTTTATTCTGGGGGCTTGATGCTTGGCATGGTACTTTCGCCGCAGCTGGCGCAGTTGGGAGATGTAGCTAGCCAAAGTTTGGGCCTGTTGTTCCTCAAGTTTGGCCGGGACGATGAAAGTCAATCCGACCGATTGGGGGTAGAATATTCCACCAAGATCGGCTATGATGCCAAAGAAATGGCCAAATTCTTTGGTGTACTAGATCGTTTGACGGGTGGCCCGGAAGGCCGGGTACCAACATTTATGTCCACCCACCCCGATCCTGCCGACCGAAACGTTAAGGTGGATGAAATGGCCAAAGAGTGGCAAGCTAAATCAACTGGCCAAAATTTTGCTATCAATCGAGACAGTTACCTTCGCCTGATAGACGGCATTGTCTATGGCGAAGATCCTCGCCAGGGATTTGTGGAAGACAATAACTTTTACCATCCGGAATTGAAATTCCAATTCCCAACGCCTGTGGGTTGGCAAGTCCAGAACTCCCCTCAGCAATTGGCCATGGCACCCAAGGACGGAAAGGCCGTCATGATCATGAATTTGGCCCAAGGCCAGTCCTTGGAGGCAGCAGCAACAGCCACCACCGAACAGTACAAATTAAAAACGATTTCTTCCAAAAGTACAACGGTAAATGGTTTTCAAGCGATTGAAATGGTGTCAGAGATGGTAAATGAGCAACAACAGCAGCAACAAGGACAGCAAGCCCAAGCAGTACAAATTCAAACCTATCTTATCCTGTACAACAACTTGATCTATAGGTTCTTGGGCATGTCTTATGCTCAAGATTTTGGTGCTTACCAGACCGTTTTTCTGAATACTATGCGCAATTTCAAAACCTTGACTGATCCCAACAAGCTCAATCGCCAACCCGAGCGGATTGCCGTCAAAGCAGTGCAACAAGGCGGCACCTTGGCTGATGTCTTTCGTTTTTATGGACTGGACAGCAAACGACACGAAGAATTTGCCATTCTGAATGATATGCAACTGAGTGACGCCGTTCCTACGGGAATGTTAATCAAAGTACTGCAGTGGTAATTTTTTGGACGTAGAGTTATTGGAGGGTTAGAGGTATTGGAGATCGTTAGTTAGTCTTTTCTCCACTAACTTCACCCCTCCAATAACTCTACGTCCCCTAAAAAAGCCTTGAAATCAGCTCAGGGAGAATGCCTACTCCTCCCGATATTGCCGCTGATCTCCCAATTGCTTGGAGATTTCATGCAATTCTATTTGCAGCTTTTGCATTTTATCATGATAATCTCGCTGCAGCTTTTCTTGTAATTCCTGCATGCGCGCCTGTGTTTTTTGATTCGTTTCTGAATTTAGTTTTTGAAAAGCTTCTTGTTGCTTTTCTCTCACTTCCTGAAGTTTTTTCATCTCATCACTCTGCATAAATCGTTCATGTACTTCATTGAGCGCTTTCATTTGTGTTTGCAATTTTAGCTCCAAATCTCCTTGCTGTAGCTGGAATTCCCTATGCAAGTCCTCCATTTTCTTTTGCAACTCCATATGAAGGGCCTCATTGTTTTTTAAGTCGCCCCTGGTTTCTATTTCTCGAGCAATAGCCTCCGCCTTTTTCTCAAAAGCCTTGTGAATTTCTTCAAATTTCTTCATGTCAGGCGATTCCATGAGGGCTTTTTCTTTTTCTCTCATTTCTTCCGACAACTTTCTTTCGATGCGTTCCATTTCTTTCTCTAAACCTTCATTTTCTCCTTGCCATTCTTCCTCAAATTTTCGATGAGCGGTTTCAAATTCACGCATCAATTTTTCCATTTCCTGTCTTTCGGGGCTGTTCTCCATTTCTCTGGCCAAGGCCTCCATTTGTTCTATCAAGGCTTGCTCTTTTTTGCGAAGTGCCTTCAACGCTTCCGGTGGAATGGTATCTTGAGCTATCTGGAATATAGCGGGAGAAGAAGACCTTGCGCGGTTTTCATCAGCCAGCGCCTGAGCGGCTAATATCGATTCGGCAGCTGCCACCCGTTCGGCCAGGACCGGCCTTGCATCCATTTCTGCGTCTGCTGGATTAGCCATGGCCGCTCCTACTTGCCTTTCTAATATGGGGCTGGTCCTAAAGGCTGCCAAAACAAAAAAGGCGGTTATTAATAATATACTGAGCCAACCTTTGGTCAACACATTAGCTTTCGGTTCTTCGCCTATCAATCGCTGAATGCGAGCGATGACTTTACTTTCCGGAGCATTAAAAGACATGGCCAAAGAAGGCGTTTCCAGTCGCCATTCCTCTAATTTGGCAAGGGTATAGGCAAGTTGATGTTTATTCTTCGTTAAACCTACAGCGACATCATCACAACACAATTCGCGTTCTTCCCTTATGTTTTTGGAAATCCACCAAACAGCGGGGTTAAAAAAGAGCGCCACTTCTACAATCGACTGCAAGATATTCACAGCAAAATCATAGCGCTGGATATGCGCCAATTCATGTGCCAGAATACAGGCAACCTGGTCGGTTGTTAAACCGTTAACTAAGCCAATAGGCATTAAGATAACTGGCTGTATAACACCTACCGTTAAGGGACTAGTGACCCAATCACTCTCCATCAGACGCACCACTCTACGGATGCCCAGTCGATCCGCATAAGTCTGCATATGATCCATCCATTGGCCTGAGATAGGACTGGCATTGATTTGCAAACGCTGAATATACACCAATTCTAAGACCAAACGGATAGACATCATCCCTACACCTGCTAACCAGGAGATAACTAAAAAAGGGAAAAAAACAGTCGGGAAATTCATACCTCCTTCCGTTTCACCTATCGCTGCCGCAAAGGGGTTGGCTAACTCATAAAACGACTCCCCTGGCCCCATCCCCGCAATCACCTCGCTTGCAGATAAATTGTTATAAATGCCAATGAACGTTGCCAATACCATCCCCGAAAAGAGGAATAGCCCCAGGATACCCACCCCATACCGAGTGGCGGCACTTGCACCCTTTAGGTAATGCCAGCTAAGGCTCAATAAACCAACGATCAAAAGCCCTTGCCAAAGGGAATGCAACATGCTTTGTCCGATGGCCTGTATGAGTGCATCAGACATGAAATATTCAATGATTGTCATGATTGTCTTTTTCTAATTGTTGAATTAAATCTTTGATTCGTGCCAAATCCTGCATGCTGGTCTTTTGATGACCCAATGCATGCATGGCTAATTTGAGCGGTGAGCCTTCAAAAACCGTGTTCAGCAATTTATCCACCATGTTCTCTTGAATGATATCCTTTTTTACAATGGCTTCGTACAGGTGTGTCTTCTGCGAAGTGTCCCTTTTTAGAAAGTCTTTGTCCGCCATGACTTGCATCATTTTGAGCGTGGTAGTATAAACGACTTTACGGTTTTTGTTTAGTTCGGTATGCACAAAACGAACGCTGGATGCGCCATGTTCCCATAGCACACTTAAGACTTCGAGTTCTGCATCAGTAGGTTTCTTGTCCATATTCCTAGGATTTACAACAATCTACGATAGTTATCGTATGACAAATATATACGATAGTTATCGTAGATGCAAGTGCTATATGCTTTTTTTTAAAGGAAAATATTTGAGCGGGTTGTTTTTGAACTGGTTTGCGGGGAGCAAACTGAGTGTACTGAGCAGTCGCAGACCTCAGAAGTTTACTGAAGGGGGACCTGGCTAAACTGTGCTGTTTCGCTCGGCTTGTCAGGGAGCC from Saprospiraceae bacterium encodes:
- the hisH gene encoding imidazole glycerol phosphate synthase subunit HisH encodes the protein MSIAIINYNAGNVRSVLFAMERLGVEANLTDDHAQIRAADKVIFPGVGEASTTMKYLRNKGLDEVIRSLTQPVLGICLGMQLLCDYSEENDTPCLGIIPQNVRLFKPSNGEKVPHMGWNQLQRLEGSWLSPTLEGGFAYFVHSYYVEKGAFTSALTDYVMPFSSVLKKDNFYATQFHPEKSGKVGEQVLKDFLTL
- a CDS encoding M56 family metallopeptidase, translating into MTIIEYFMSDALIQAIGQSMLHSLWQGLLIVGLLSLSWHYLKGASAATRYGVGILGLFLFSGMVLATFIGIYNNLSASEVIAGMGPGESFYELANPFAAAIGETEGGMNFPTVFFPFLVISWLAGVGMMSIRLVLELVYIQRLQINASPISGQWMDHMQTYADRLGIRRVVRLMESDWVTSPLTVGVIQPVILMPIGLVNGLTTDQVACILAHELAHIQRYDFAVNILQSIVEVALFFNPAVWWISKNIREERELCCDDVAVGLTKNKHQLAYTLAKLEEWRLETPSLAMSFNAPESKVIARIQRLIGEEPKANVLTKGWLSILLITAFFVLAAFRTSPILERQVGAAMANPADAEMDARPVLAERVAAAESILAAQALADENRARSSSPAIFQIAQDTIPPEALKALRKKEQALIEQMEALAREMENSPERQEMEKLMREFETAHRKFEEEWQGENEGLEKEMERIERKLSEEMREKEKALMESPDMKKFEEIHKAFEKKAEAIAREIETRGDLKNNEALHMELQKKMEDLHREFQLQQGDLELKLQTQMKALNEVHERFMQSDEMKKLQEVREKQQEAFQKLNSETNQKTQARMQELQEKLQRDYHDKMQKLQIELHEISKQLGDQRQYREE
- a CDS encoding zinc-dependent peptidase is translated as MPSRLLAIPFAVGFVFFFYLTWSKDEAYAIYIIPCSIMLGMIFVFSPQINWWWYKKYPPDLPDGIRRFFGEHFTWYRNLPLRQKESFRQKTAMFSMATDFKPMVMPNVPEDVKAIVSASAVQLTFGLEDFLLPKFENVVIYPHPFPSPQYPDRFHLSEIFEEDGVVLFSLDHLVKSFAEPTSYYHIGLHEYAKIFMLSYPNEPYPNLGEDIWVKLEAISHFSRQAIENWINLADIEALPVSIAHFFVFPQRFKEVLPDIYRIYALIFRQDPAASAH
- the hisB gene encoding bifunctional histidinol-phosphatase/imidazoleglycerol-phosphate dehydratase HisB, with the protein product MKKLLILDRDGTLVLEPPVDYQLDALEKLEFYPMVFTYLGRMVRELDYELIMITNQDGLGTDAFPEDTFWPAHYKLMKAFENEGITFKDVLIDRTFPHENAPTRKPRTGLMEPYMNGEYDLTNSIVIGDRLTDMELAKNLGAKGIWLNNEPDLGAGELQNKREELDGSIGLVTTSWEKIYEWLKLPARTARIHRKTKETDILIELNLDGEGKADHDTGIGFFDHMLDQLARHAVCDLTIKVKGDLHIDEHHTIEDTALALGEAFHQAIGDKMGLERYGYCLPMDDCLAQVAIDFGGRPWLVWEASFKRERIGEMPTEMFYHFFKSFSDTAKCNLNIKAEGENEHHKIEAIFKAWARAIKMAKWRDIENMQLPSTKGVL
- the hisG gene encoding ATP phosphoribosyltransferase; translated protein: MDTSTARLKIAVQKSGRLLEDSIEILKECGIKVDNGKDQLKASAHKFPIDLLFLRNSDIPQYVQDGIADIGIIGQNTVIEKEKDIEEVLKLGFSKCRLSIAVPKNTEYTGPSFLEGKRIATSYPNSLQSFLTKHHIQADIHEISGSVEIAPNIGLADAICDLVSTGSTLFKNGLEEKEIILKSEACIVKSLKMPEEVAPILNRLLYRIKSVLTARNNKYLLMNAPNHAIEQIISILPGMKSPTVMPLATEGWSSIHTVISEDRFWEIIEALEGAGAQGILVVPIQKMII
- a CDS encoding M48 family metalloprotease: MKKSSPFSFVQYTSLILAFFLVGACAVNPVTGKKQVMFMSESQEIALGAGADPSIVAEFGSYENEAIQAFIQKKGQEMASISHRSNLKFEFKVLDSPVVNAFALPGGYVYFTRGILAHFNNEAQFAGVLGHEIGHVTARHGASQQTKQILYSGGLMLGMVLSPQLAQLGDVASQSLGLLFLKFGRDDESQSDRLGVEYSTKIGYDAKEMAKFFGVLDRLTGGPEGRVPTFMSTHPDPADRNVKVDEMAKEWQAKSTGQNFAINRDSYLRLIDGIVYGEDPRQGFVEDNNFYHPELKFQFPTPVGWQVQNSPQQLAMAPKDGKAVMIMNLAQGQSLEAAATATTEQYKLKTISSKSTTVNGFQAIEMVSEMVNEQQQQQQGQQAQAVQIQTYLILYNNLIYRFLGMSYAQDFGAYQTVFLNTMRNFKTLTDPNKLNRQPERIAVKAVQQGGTLADVFRFYGLDSKRHEEFAILNDMQLSDAVPTGMLIKVLQW
- the hisA gene encoding 1-(5-phosphoribosyl)-5-[(5-phosphoribosylamino)methylideneamino]imidazole-4-carboxamide isomerase, with the protein product MYIIPAIDIIDGKCVRLTQGDYAQKKIYNEDPLEVAKQYEAAGLNRLHLVDLDGAKAKRIINYPVLEKIASQTSLHIDFGGGLKSDEDLRIAFESGARQVTGGTVAVKDEALFLGWLSQHGSERIILGADVKDGYIAVSGWQEKSELELFAFLESYTSQGLKYVICTDIAKDGLLAGSSVDLYRQILERFPQTKLIASGGVTTMAELHLLREIGCFGAIIGKAIYEGNLKLQDLKDF
- the hisD gene encoding histidinol dehydrogenase — protein: MKTYFFPDKAVWPSILQRPAIDHSDLEATVSEVLQTIRKEGDQALKRYSKQFDGVDVADFVVSEHEIQAAEASLSDTLKTAIQVAKKNIAYFHEQQKSAVQVVETMPGVQCWRKSVGIEKVGLYIPGGTAPLFSTVLMLGIPAKLAGCQEIVLCSPPRTGGNVHPAIIYAAHLVGVTKIFKVGGVQAIGAMAYGTETVPQVYKIFGPGNQYVTAAKQLVNKEGLPIDMPAGPSEVLVCADESANPDFVAADLLSQAEHGSDSQVLLVAFSKETVEAVQVALAAQLAQLPRKEIAAGALANSSAIVLKNRAEALAFINAYAPEHLILAVNDAEEMGEEIVNAGSVFLGNYTPESVGDYASGTNHTLPTNGFARSYSGVSLDSFVKKITFQKLSRRGLSLIGPSVETMAEAEELIAHKNAVTIRIKSL
- the hisC gene encoding histidinol-phosphate transaminase → MNVENLVRPNIRQLSPYSSARSEFKGQAEVFIDANENPFETGLNRYPDPLQWQLKEAISHIWEIPKEHIFLGNGSDEVIDLLVRIFCEPRIDHIITLPPTYGMYKVSASIEDIAIKEILLTPDYQPRLEPILSATTPQSKILFLCSPNNPTGNDLEPELVFRLLDQFPGIVVIDEAYIDFSSQESFRRYLKTYPNLVVTQTFSKAWGLAGIRLGMAFASEAIIAYLNKVKPPYNVNQLTQKAALEALQNQQQQAEWVDTILKERDLLADRLKAFAFVKKIHPSAANFLLVEVEQPKDLYQFLVEHGIIARDRSSVPLCEGCLRLTVGRPEENQLLLSVLQAYQA